A segment of the Nostoc sp. TCL26-01 genome:
GGGCAAATTGGCAGCAAGTCAGTATTTAGCAGAAATAGTTCTTTGTCAAGCCTTGAGCGAACAACCACAAGAGGAACTATACGAGTTACTCAATGAACACCTTTATCGCTTAGAAGTATTGCCCAAAATAGAGTCAGCAGGTGTTCTTGGCTACTTATCTCATGCGGTTTTTCATCTCTTAGCCTTAGCTGGACTCGCCCCACAAGTACAAATCTGTTGTCTAACTCAACGCACTCTCATCCCAGACTTAACAAATCCCCATTGGCAAGTTGGATTTAGCATTGGGGCTGGTGGAGTAGTTTGCTTAAATGCTTGGGAAAACCTGCGAAAAGAGGTGCATAAAGTAGCCAAAGAGACTTTAGAGCTAAATTCTGCCCATTCCGAAATAGCCCCTTATCAAACAGTCCGCCATCGGCAAGAAATACCCACAATTTCTGCTCGATTGAATGCTACAGAATTTAGTATGCTCCAACAGCTCTCACAACCAGAGATAATGCAAAATAGCACCACTAAAAATGAAAGCTGGTTATCTGTGGAGCAAATTTTGCGCCAGTATACTCAGTATCATCTGGGTCGCCCC
Coding sequences within it:
- the recO gene encoding DNA repair protein RecO, yielding MSKTYKATGINLKTQALGESDRIVTILTREFGLIRAVAPGSRKHNSSLGGRSGMFVVNELLIAKGRSLDKITQAQTLKTYPGLTKDLGKLAASQYLAEIVLCQALSEQPQEELYELLNEHLYRLEVLPKIESAGVLGYLSHAVFHLLALAGLAPQVQICCLTQRTLIPDLTNPHWQVGFSIGAGGVVCLNAWENLRKEVHKVAKETLELNSAHSEIAPYQTVRHRQEIPTISARLNATEFSMLQQLSQPEIMQNSTTKNESWLSVEQILRQYTQYHLGRPIRSATLIDSYFAANHDATV